One genomic window of Piliocolobus tephrosceles isolate RC106 chromosome 19, ASM277652v3, whole genome shotgun sequence includes the following:
- the LOC111525655 gene encoding carbonyl reductase [NADPH] 1, with the protein MKSGIRVALVTGGNKGIGLAIVRDLCRLFSGDVVLTARDVARGQAAVQQLQAEGLSPRFHQLDIDDLQSIRALRDFLLKEYGGLDVLVNNAGIAFKVADPTPFHIQAEVTMKTNFFGTRDVCTELLPLIKPQGRVVNVSSTMSLRALKNCSPELQQKFRSETITEEELVGLMNKFVEDTKKGVHQKEGWPSSAYGVTKIGVTVLSRIHARKLSEQRKGDKILLNACCPGWVRTDMAGPNATKSPEEGAETPVYLALLPPDAEGPHGQFVTEKRVEQW; encoded by the exons ATGAAGTCCGGCATCCGTGTAGCGCTGGTGACTGGAGGCAACAAGGGCATCGGCTTGGCCATCGTGCGCGACTTGTGCCGGCTGTTCTCGGGGGACGTGGTGCTCACGGCGCGGGACGTGGCGCGTGGCCAGGCAGCCGTGCAGCAGCTGCAGGCGGAGGGCCTGAGCCCGCGTTTCCACCAGCTGGACATCGACGACCTGCAGAGCATCCGCGCCCTGCGCGACTTCCTGCTCAAGGAGTACGGGGGCCTGGACGTGCTGGTCAACAATGCGGGCATCGCCTTCAAGG ttGCTGATCCCACACCCTTTCATATTCAAGCGGAAGTGACGATGAAAACAAACTTCTTTGGTACCCGAGATGTGTGCACAGAATTACTCCCTCTAATAAAACCCCAAG GGAGAGTGGTGAACGTATCTAGCACGATGAGCCTCAGAGCCCTTAAAAACTGCAGCCCAGAGCTGCAGCAGAAGTTCCGCAGTGAGACCATCACCGAGGAGGAGCTGGTGGGGCTCATGAACAAGTTTGTGGAGGATACCAAGAAGGGAGTGCACCAGAAGGAGGGCTGGCCCAGCAGCGCCTACGGAGTGACGAAGATTGGCGTCACCGTTCTCTCCAGGATCCACGCCAGGAAACTGAGTGAGCAGAGGAAAGGGGACAAGATCCTCCTGAATGCCTGCTGCCCGGGGTGGGTGAGAACCGACATGGCAGGACCCAATGCCACCAAGAgcccagaagaaggagcagagaCCCCTGTGTACTTGGCCCTTTTGCCCCCGGATGCTGAGGGTCCCCATGGACAATTTGTTACAGAGAAGAGAGTTGAACAGTGGTGA